A genome region from Neptunomonas japonica JAMM 1380 includes the following:
- a CDS encoding EAL domain-containing protein: MGSSEHLHASLSGALVISGLFDTKHEQFSIANRDIDMFLGSVLSIWEKPSFISLMMHSDDMPLWKEALLEWQTHRSFPNELSLRLLDNTGHYHDVLVSLDDEPLLSNDTHILPVTFSLPVIEQDSCHVEPLPQSHNDYEIGLMSDYTTQGSVIEALKQEHQRANHYLDIAGVIMVTLDLDGNITLLNRFACELLGMEQEDALGLNWFDNFLPIGGRCIAQSAYNRLMSCSKIPNQKVEKPVITQTGDERLILWYNRVLEDAQGARIGILSSGTDITEQRLSEQTLLIEKSRLRTLIDSIPDLIFFKNSDAAYIGCNKAFEVFSNACEESIVGQKDADLFDDTTANGFQFFDNEMLHKQSPVRHDEWVTYPDGRRVLLDTLRIPLNLPDIGHGVLGVSRDITEHTIMSGQLSLVNAMVDHSLDSLICSSPNENFRIIYANSAAIKHFGVSASELYQTQISDWDPAFTATRLKKRWKKVQEKTLSVKTTHRLRNGEEVPVEVSSSPFVHQDKTYMITVFKDIRDRLDYENALKTAEHRSRLLLEHSNEGIFGLDVNGVTTFINPAGAMMLGYDPDELIGKDNHGLIHHSHADGEPLLKENCYMLMSIRDGESYRIETDVLWRKDNQSFPVEYWSSPIYLNEEIVGAVVTFHDISHRKAVEEQIKYLAFHDSLTGLPNRRLFLDRFEHELLQGQRHQQTCALLMMDLDHFKEINDTLGHPAGDQLLIEVASRIKGVLRACDTFARFGGDEFTILQSNVHDPSDVAILAEKVISCFDAAFDVGGHKLKTNTSVGIVVCDSDDTVDELISRADVALYRAKEQGRGRFVFYQAEMTERVQKEAELAHMLSSARFLQQLYMVYQPQFDCESGLLVGFEALLRWEHPEQGLISPLTFIPVAEKRGMIDDIGIWVAQHVCLEVGRWLEDGLSFGTVSFNISPVQLRSEKGVECLLSLLKSSGIPLHHFEVEITESACMDASDNTIELLESYVNQGLKIAIDDFGTGYSSMVTLRKLSACRLKIDRSFIRDMLHNTNDEMIVKATIALAQSLGLEVVAEGVESKEQLAVLKNQGCDFAQGYYLGFPMKSGDTINFLRLLDRKTVKRYRSYKYSPKYV; this comes from the coding sequence ATGGGTTCGTCTGAGCATTTGCATGCATCATTGAGTGGGGCTTTGGTTATATCTGGGCTCTTTGACACGAAGCATGAGCAATTCAGTATCGCAAATCGCGACATCGATATGTTTCTTGGAAGTGTGCTTTCTATTTGGGAAAAGCCATCTTTCATATCGTTAATGATGCATTCGGATGATATGCCGTTATGGAAAGAAGCACTGCTCGAGTGGCAAACACATCGCTCTTTTCCTAACGAACTCTCACTACGCTTACTTGATAATACTGGGCACTATCATGATGTATTAGTCTCTTTGGATGACGAGCCGCTCCTTTCAAATGACACCCACATACTGCCTGTTACATTTTCACTACCTGTTATCGAACAGGATTCGTGTCATGTTGAGCCTCTGCCGCAAAGCCACAATGATTATGAGATAGGTTTGATGTCTGATTATACGACTCAAGGTTCAGTTATTGAGGCGTTAAAGCAAGAACACCAAAGGGCAAATCATTATTTAGATATAGCAGGTGTCATCATGGTGACACTTGATCTTGATGGAAACATCACGTTGTTAAATCGCTTTGCTTGCGAGTTGTTAGGCATGGAGCAAGAAGATGCACTAGGGCTTAACTGGTTCGATAATTTTCTACCAATTGGTGGGCGGTGCATCGCTCAGTCAGCATATAACCGCTTAATGAGCTGTTCTAAAATCCCTAATCAGAAAGTTGAAAAACCGGTTATTACACAAACGGGGGATGAGCGACTCATTCTCTGGTACAACCGCGTATTAGAAGATGCGCAGGGAGCTCGCATAGGTATCCTTTCTTCAGGAACGGATATTACTGAGCAGCGGTTATCTGAACAAACGTTACTAATTGAAAAAAGTCGTTTACGCACGTTAATTGATTCTATACCGGATCTAATATTTTTTAAAAATAGCGATGCTGCTTATATAGGCTGCAATAAAGCATTTGAAGTATTTAGTAATGCTTGTGAAGAATCAATTGTTGGCCAAAAAGATGCTGATCTATTTGATGATACGACAGCAAATGGCTTTCAGTTTTTTGATAACGAAATGTTACATAAACAGTCACCCGTTCGTCATGATGAGTGGGTGACTTACCCTGATGGTCGTCGAGTTTTATTAGATACGCTGCGGATTCCGTTAAATCTTCCTGACATAGGTCATGGGGTGCTAGGTGTTAGTCGTGACATAACTGAACACACGATAATGAGCGGTCAGTTATCGCTTGTAAATGCAATGGTCGATCATAGCTTAGATTCGCTGATCTGTTCTTCTCCAAACGAAAACTTTCGAATAATCTATGCGAACTCTGCGGCTATAAAACATTTTGGCGTGAGTGCAAGTGAGCTTTATCAAACGCAGATATCTGATTGGGATCCCGCCTTTACCGCTACTCGATTAAAAAAGCGCTGGAAAAAAGTTCAGGAAAAGACGCTTTCCGTTAAAACAACACACCGCCTCAGAAACGGTGAAGAGGTGCCTGTCGAGGTGTCTTCAAGCCCGTTTGTTCACCAAGATAAAACTTATATGATCACGGTATTTAAAGATATACGTGATCGGCTAGATTATGAAAATGCATTGAAAACAGCAGAGCACCGTTCTCGTTTGCTGTTAGAGCACAGTAATGAAGGTATTTTTGGGTTAGATGTTAATGGGGTTACGACCTTTATAAACCCTGCGGGTGCAATGATGCTCGGCTATGATCCTGATGAACTTATCGGCAAAGATAACCATGGATTGATACATCACTCTCATGCTGATGGTGAGCCGTTATTAAAAGAAAATTGCTATATGTTGATGTCAATTCGTGACGGTGAAAGCTACCGAATTGAAACTGATGTTTTATGGAGGAAAGATAACCAATCTTTCCCTGTTGAATATTGGAGCTCACCGATCTATTTAAACGAGGAGATTGTGGGTGCTGTTGTCACTTTTCATGATATTTCCCACCGAAAAGCCGTTGAAGAGCAAATCAAGTACTTGGCATTTCATGATTCGCTAACGGGCTTGCCGAATCGTAGGCTCTTTCTTGACCGGTTTGAGCATGAGTTGCTTCAAGGGCAGAGGCATCAGCAAACCTGTGCTTTACTGATGATGGATTTGGATCACTTTAAAGAAATCAATGACACCCTAGGCCATCCGGCAGGTGATCAGTTATTGATAGAAGTTGCTAGTCGAATTAAAGGAGTATTGCGAGCGTGTGATACGTTTGCCCGTTTTGGTGGCGATGAGTTTACTATTTTACAAAGTAATGTTCATGACCCTTCTGATGTCGCTATTCTCGCTGAAAAAGTTATTAGCTGCTTTGATGCGGCATTCGATGTGGGAGGACATAAGCTTAAAACCAATACTAGTGTTGGTATAGTGGTGTGTGACTCTGATGATACAGTAGATGAGCTGATTTCACGTGCAGACGTTGCTCTATACCGCGCTAAAGAGCAGGGGCGTGGGCGTTTTGTTTTCTATCAGGCAGAAATGACTGAGCGGGTTCAAAAAGAAGCCGAGTTAGCTCATATGTTGAGCAGTGCGCGTTTTTTACAGCAGCTTTATATGGTTTATCAACCACAGTTTGACTGTGAAAGTGGTCTGTTAGTTGGGTTTGAAGCTTTGTTACGTTGGGAGCACCCTGAGCAAGGTTTGATATCGCCATTAACTTTTATCCCTGTTGCTGAAAAACGCGGCATGATTGATGATATTGGTATCTGGGTAGCGCAGCATGTGTGCCTTGAAGTAGGGCGCTGGCTTGAAGATGGACTTTCGTTCGGTACGGTGTCATTTAATATTTCACCGGTTCAGTTACGTAGCGAGAAAGGAGTTGAATGCCTTTTATCTTTGTTGAAGTCATCAGGTATACCTTTACATCACTTTGAAGTTGAAATTACTGAATCGGCTTGCATGGATGCGTCTGATAATACGATTGAATTGTTGGAAAGTTATGTTAATCAAGGTTTGAAGATAGCGATTGATGACTTTGGCACGGGTTACTCATCAATGGTGACTTTACGAAAGCTCAGTGCTTGTCGTTTGAAAATTGATCGAAGTTTTATTCGTGATATGTTGCACAATACTAATGATGAAATGATAGTAAAAGCGACTATCGCATTAGCACAGTCGCTTGGATTGGAAGTTGTTGCTGAAGGGGTTGAGTCTAAAGAGCAGTTAGCTGTGCTAAAAAACCAGGGCTGTGATTTTGCTCAAGGTTATTATTTAGGCTTTCCGATGAAAAGTGGTGACACTATTAACTTCTTACGCTTACTTGATCGTAAAACAGTTAAACGTTATCGCTCTTATAAATACAGCCCAAAATACGTATAG
- a CDS encoding TatD family nuclease-associated radical SAM protein, which translates to MPTRPNPAKRVRHEQPDTLVYVIEDRLYVNLTDRCTLACNFCPKHNGSKELHDYNLTLSERPEQEHIIEQIGDPSRYQEIVFCGFGEPTLRLKALVSIATAVKTKGGRTRLNTDGLANLFHKKNVVPLLASCIDAMSISLNAQDEQTYTQHCAPSLANSHAAALSFIKLAADMIPDVTATAIDGLEGVDIIACQKLAKERGAKFKARALDVVG; encoded by the coding sequence ATGCCAACAAGACCCAACCCTGCCAAACGTGTACGCCACGAACAACCCGACACGCTGGTTTATGTAATAGAAGATCGTCTCTACGTTAACTTAACAGATCGCTGTACTCTGGCATGTAACTTTTGCCCGAAACATAACGGTAGCAAAGAATTGCACGACTACAACCTAACGCTATCTGAGCGCCCAGAACAAGAACATATTATTGAGCAGATAGGCGATCCTTCACGTTATCAAGAGATTGTTTTTTGTGGATTTGGGGAGCCTACATTACGTCTTAAAGCTCTCGTATCAATAGCAACAGCGGTTAAAACTAAAGGCGGGAGAACTCGTTTAAATACCGACGGACTAGCGAACCTTTTTCATAAAAAAAATGTAGTGCCACTTTTAGCCAGCTGCATTGACGCTATGTCTATCTCACTGAACGCTCAAGATGAGCAGACATATACTCAACATTGCGCACCAAGCCTAGCCAACAGTCATGCAGCCGCACTCTCTTTTATCAAGCTCGCTGCTGATATGATTCCTGATGTGACGGCTACGGCAATAGACGGTTTAGAAGGTGTGGATATCATTGCTTGCCAAAAACTTGCGAAAGAGCGAGGAGCAAAATTTAAAGCGCGAGCCCTAGATGTTGTCGGCTAG
- a CDS encoding EAL domain-containing protein, with the protein MYNAKSQSSGVSIYNQHQDSHSPRRLQLMAELGVAIRDEQLALYYQPKIELTSQKCIGFEALIRWKHPTLGMIPPAEFINLAEMSNTIHALSLWVLEHAIMQLKKWHELGIYLPIAINLSARNLINQSLPEVIKRLLQDYQVDAKWLEIEITESAFISDPERAESVTREISRLGIALSIDDFGTGYSSLSYLKRLPIQTLKVDRSFVGGMLLNKQDAAIVRSTIGLAHSFGLTVVAEGVEDKETLDAITELNCEHAQGYFICRPAPEDQIVTWYYSQQNV; encoded by the coding sequence ATGTACAATGCAAAATCACAATCCTCAGGCGTTTCTATCTACAACCAACATCAAGACTCACACAGCCCAAGACGCCTGCAACTCATGGCAGAATTAGGCGTTGCGATTCGTGATGAACAATTGGCTCTCTACTATCAACCGAAAATAGAGCTAACTTCCCAAAAATGCATAGGTTTTGAGGCACTCATTCGCTGGAAGCATCCAACACTAGGCATGATTCCACCGGCAGAGTTTATTAACCTAGCCGAAATGAGCAACACCATACATGCTTTGAGTCTATGGGTACTAGAACACGCTATTATGCAATTAAAAAAATGGCACGAGCTAGGTATTTACCTCCCCATTGCAATCAACCTATCTGCAAGAAACCTCATTAACCAGTCTCTTCCTGAAGTGATAAAAAGGTTACTTCAGGACTACCAGGTTGATGCTAAATGGCTGGAAATAGAAATCACCGAAAGTGCCTTCATTAGCGACCCTGAAAGGGCAGAATCGGTAACCCGCGAAATTAGCAGACTTGGAATCGCACTTTCTATTGATGACTTTGGTACGGGCTACTCATCGTTAAGCTATCTGAAACGATTACCTATTCAGACACTGAAAGTTGATAGGAGCTTTGTTGGTGGCATGCTATTAAATAAGCAAGACGCTGCGATTGTCCGCTCTACGATAGGCCTTGCTCACAGCTTTGGCTTAACCGTTGTTGCTGAAGGCGTTGAGGATAAAGAAACACTGGATGCCATAACAGAGCTAAACTGTGAACACGCCCAAGGTTACTTCATCTGTAGACCAGCACCGGAAGATCAAATTGTAACCTGGTACTATTCACAACAAAACGTTTAA
- a CDS encoding PAS domain S-box protein gives MHTPESSELDFLQNAKAHNTIVELMQNRLLWNTDLESALKLITMRCAIALNVNRTSVWYMVDSQHLECQILYDKLQKRTYKGQHLLFQRNPAYFEAIEENQILDAHNAQKDPRTKAFAQEYLIPLNIHSILDASFRHEGHTEGVICFEHTGSPRIWSTEEQTFAVSISGLVSNLRIFYALKDSEARYRLLYDQCADGVLIIYNNQIMDCNQTAVSIFGSSKADIIGRTIDHLSPKFQPNGSDSSQASKIFIKQALQGQEQSIEWLHVRSNGVPFYAEIKLNRLEINNHPHLICTIHDIDAHKIAVKRILELNSLQKAIFDGAKYSIISTDTQGTIQTFNKAAEEMLGYTAEEMIGIETPTRIHKKSEVISRSQELAELLGLPNISGFEVFIALCKEAKSEEREWTYIHKSGREIPVLISVTTLHSSDDEITGYLGIAYDITQRKKAEKDLENSQKN, from the coding sequence ATGCACACACCTGAATCAAGTGAACTTGATTTTCTACAGAACGCCAAAGCTCACAACACCATTGTAGAGCTAATGCAAAACCGCCTTCTATGGAATACAGACCTTGAATCAGCACTAAAACTTATTACCATGCGATGTGCCATTGCTTTAAACGTTAATCGCACCAGCGTATGGTATATGGTTGATAGTCAACATCTTGAATGCCAAATTCTTTACGACAAATTACAAAAGCGTACTTATAAAGGCCAGCATTTACTATTTCAAAGAAACCCTGCGTACTTTGAAGCCATCGAAGAAAACCAAATTCTAGATGCTCATAACGCCCAAAAAGACCCTCGGACAAAAGCCTTCGCTCAAGAATACCTAATCCCTTTAAATATTCACTCAATACTGGATGCATCTTTCCGCCATGAAGGGCATACCGAAGGAGTCATATGCTTTGAGCATACCGGCTCTCCTCGCATTTGGAGCACTGAAGAACAAACTTTTGCAGTTTCTATTTCTGGGCTCGTTTCGAACTTAAGGATTTTTTATGCTTTAAAAGATAGCGAAGCTCGCTACCGCTTACTCTATGATCAGTGTGCTGACGGCGTATTAATAATTTATAACAACCAAATAATGGACTGTAATCAAACCGCCGTCAGCATTTTTGGCAGTTCAAAAGCAGATATAATTGGCAGAACCATTGATCATCTATCGCCTAAATTCCAACCAAATGGCTCTGACTCATCACAAGCATCTAAAATTTTCATAAAACAAGCACTTCAAGGGCAAGAACAAAGTATTGAATGGTTACATGTTCGCTCGAACGGGGTGCCTTTCTATGCCGAAATTAAACTCAACCGACTTGAAATCAACAACCATCCTCATTTAATTTGCACCATCCATGACATTGATGCCCACAAGATAGCAGTCAAGCGTATTCTCGAACTCAACTCACTACAAAAAGCTATTTTTGACGGCGCAAAATACAGCATCATATCCACTGATACCCAGGGCACAATTCAAACCTTTAATAAAGCTGCAGAAGAGATGCTGGGGTATACAGCAGAAGAGATGATAGGCATAGAAACCCCCACTCGTATTCATAAAAAATCAGAAGTCATTAGCCGCTCACAAGAACTAGCAGAACTCTTGGGTTTACCCAACATATCCGGCTTTGAAGTATTCATAGCATTATGTAAAGAAGCAAAATCAGAAGAACGAGAATGGACCTACATTCACAAAAGCGGGCGTGAAATTCCAGTCCTAATATCTGTCACTACATTGCACAGTAGTGACGACGAAATAACTGGCTATCTTGGCATTGCCTACGATATAACCCAACGAAAAAAAGCGGAGAAAGACTTAGAAAACTCACAAAAAAACTAG
- the phnP gene encoding phosphonate metabolism protein PhnP, which translates to MIEIEFIGTGNAGQVPVWGCQCRACLRATANPVYRRGPCSLAIRTSLGVSLIDAGRTDLAERYAFDDIHRIILTHFHMDHVQGLFHLRWSERSRKIPVFRPDDPLGADDLYKHPGVLEFQEPFIPFNTVDWPDFSLTALPLNHSKITLGYLLQKDNFRLAYLTDTIGLPESTEEFLLSTGSDQLDSIDYLIVDCSEPPQKKLPKNHNDFNEILHIYKKTCPKKVILTHISHRLDCWLLENSSLIPKNMSVASDGMVLSIR; encoded by the coding sequence ATGATTGAGATTGAGTTTATCGGCACCGGCAATGCAGGCCAAGTCCCCGTGTGGGGTTGCCAGTGTCGTGCTTGCTTGCGTGCCACTGCTAACCCTGTATATCGGCGCGGCCCTTGCAGCCTGGCTATCCGCACATCACTAGGAGTCTCTCTGATTGATGCCGGCAGAACCGATTTAGCAGAACGCTATGCGTTTGATGATATTCATAGAATTATACTGACACACTTTCACATGGACCATGTACAGGGTTTGTTTCATTTACGCTGGTCGGAAAGAAGCAGAAAAATTCCGGTATTCCGACCTGATGATCCATTAGGCGCGGATGACCTTTACAAGCACCCTGGAGTACTTGAATTCCAAGAACCTTTTATTCCCTTTAATACTGTTGACTGGCCAGATTTTAGCCTTACTGCATTACCATTAAATCATTCAAAGATAACGCTAGGTTATTTACTCCAAAAAGATAACTTCAGGCTTGCTTATTTAACTGACACCATTGGTTTACCTGAGTCTACTGAAGAATTTCTTCTTAGTACTGGATCAGACCAACTAGACTCAATCGACTACCTGATAGTTGACTGCTCTGAGCCTCCGCAAAAAAAACTTCCTAAAAATCATAATGATTTCAACGAAATTCTGCATATTTATAAAAAAACATGTCCCAAGAAGGTGATCCTTACACATATCAGCCATCGCCTAGATTGCTGGCTATTAGAAAACTCTTCGCTAATACCTAAAAATATGAGTGTTGCATCAGACGGAATGGTTTTATCCATCAGATAA
- the phnN gene encoding ribose 1,5-bisphosphokinase, with protein sequence MAKIIYLMGPSGSGKDSIISGLRQQLHTNAGLMIAHRYITRHWQSGGENHIELTDAEFSLRKKLGLFSLSWQANGHHYGIGCEVDAWLQANHSVIVNGSREHLPDAIEHYAERLVPVLIDVDERSLRERLTQRNRESSPEIEARILRSRSYAQSLTLQCHVIENNGNLERAVSKLALLVDQLTTATAHD encoded by the coding sequence ATGGCAAAAATAATCTATCTGATGGGCCCTTCCGGCAGCGGTAAGGACTCCATCATTTCAGGGCTGCGTCAGCAACTACACACTAACGCAGGTTTGATGATTGCGCACCGCTATATCACCCGTCACTGGCAATCCGGTGGTGAAAATCATATTGAGCTGACAGACGCTGAATTTTCGCTAAGAAAAAAACTAGGGCTGTTTTCATTAAGCTGGCAAGCCAACGGGCATCACTACGGTATTGGTTGTGAAGTAGATGCTTGGCTGCAGGCTAACCACTCAGTCATCGTCAATGGGTCTCGGGAACACTTACCGGATGCAATCGAACACTACGCTGAACGCCTCGTCCCCGTATTGATAGACGTTGATGAACGATCACTGAGAGAACGTTTAACTCAGAGAAACAGAGAATCATCACCAGAGATAGAAGCACGTATTTTGCGCTCCCGATCTTATGCACAAAGCTTGACCCTACAGTGCCATGTTATTGAGAATAATGGAAATTTAGAAAGGGCCGTGAGCAAGCTTGCTCTGCTAGTCGATCAACTAACCACGGCAACTGCCCATGATTGA
- the phnM gene encoding alpha-D-ribose 1-methylphosphonate 5-triphosphate diphosphatase: MILTNAQIVLSNEVIKGSLTVNNGMIDSIDHGNVTLPGAIDCQDGYITPGMVELHTDNMEKHFTPRPGVAWPAVSAFKVHDAQMISSGITTVFDAISIGDVIQGSERLNNLTRMVDALNESRERKLTRADHLLHLRCEVSHKDTLEMFNTLLERTSAQLVSVMDHSPGQRQFASLEKYREYYQGKYKLSDSEMKAFVERQTHTSQLYSDQYRKEICHTCNRLSIPLASHDDATQAHVDESHSFNMVIAEFPTTAEAAVAAHKKGMGVMMGAPNVVRGGSHSGNIAAHTLASEGVLDILSSDYYPASLLDAAFKIAQLASNQYSLAKAIALVSQKPADAVGLKDRGRIQSGYKADLVWSALEDDHVHIEHVWKNGNRAF, encoded by the coding sequence GTGATTTTAACAAACGCACAAATAGTTTTATCCAACGAAGTAATCAAAGGGTCATTAACTGTTAACAATGGCATGATCGACAGCATCGATCATGGCAATGTTACACTCCCCGGTGCTATTGATTGCCAAGACGGCTATATTACTCCTGGAATGGTAGAGCTACATACCGACAACATGGAGAAGCATTTCACACCCCGTCCAGGTGTCGCCTGGCCTGCCGTATCGGCCTTCAAGGTACATGATGCCCAAATGATCAGTTCCGGTATTACCACAGTATTTGATGCCATTTCCATCGGTGATGTAATTCAAGGTAGCGAACGTCTTAACAACCTGACACGCATGGTTGATGCACTGAATGAATCACGTGAGCGCAAGCTTACCCGCGCAGATCACCTGTTACACCTGCGCTGTGAAGTCAGCCACAAAGATACCTTAGAAATGTTTAATACATTGCTGGAAAGGACATCCGCACAACTAGTGTCCGTGATGGATCATTCACCGGGTCAACGCCAATTCGCCAGTCTGGAAAAATACCGTGAATACTATCAGGGAAAATACAAACTATCAGACTCTGAAATGAAAGCCTTTGTTGAGCGTCAGACTCATACGAGCCAACTGTATAGCGACCAATATCGCAAAGAGATCTGCCACACCTGTAACCGTTTGAGTATTCCGTTGGCCAGCCATGATGATGCTACTCAGGCGCACGTTGATGAATCGCATAGCTTTAACATGGTGATTGCCGAGTTCCCAACCACAGCCGAAGCTGCCGTAGCTGCGCATAAAAAAGGGATGGGAGTAATGATGGGCGCACCCAATGTGGTACGTGGAGGCTCTCATTCCGGCAATATTGCAGCACACACACTCGCTTCTGAAGGCGTATTGGATATCCTTTCCAGTGATTATTATCCGGCCAGCTTACTGGATGCTGCGTTTAAGATTGCACAACTTGCATCGAATCAATATAGCCTCGCAAAAGCGATCGCCCTGGTGAGCCAAAAACCAGCAGATGCAGTCGGCCTTAAAGATCGTGGGCGCATCCAATCCGGCTATAAAGCCGATTTGGTATGGAGCGCATTGGAGGATGATCATGTCCATATTGAGCATGTCTGGAAAAATGGTAATCGGGCTTTTTAA
- the phnL gene encoding phosphonate C-P lyase system protein PhnL: MKTMIDVQGLSKTFTLHNQGGTQLKVLNDVYLQVGASECTVLHGESGTGKSTLLRTLYANYLPSQGAINIRHHGEMVNLATANSRQLMAVRKDTLGYVSQFLRVIPRVSTLDVVMQPLRERGVSEETAREKATDLLTQLNIPERLWSLAPSTFSGGEQQRVNIARGFIVDYPILLLDEPTASLDQRNSDVVIKLIQQALSRGTAIAGIFHDAAVRDAVADHFFDVNKAVEPTAVGF, encoded by the coding sequence ATGAAAACAATGATCGATGTGCAGGGATTGTCTAAAACCTTCACTCTGCATAACCAGGGTGGAACTCAGCTTAAGGTGTTAAACGATGTCTACTTACAAGTAGGGGCGAGTGAGTGCACCGTTCTACATGGAGAAAGTGGCACCGGAAAAAGCACCCTACTACGAACACTGTATGCTAACTACCTGCCAAGCCAAGGCGCTATTAACATCCGCCATCACGGTGAGATGGTGAATCTAGCAACAGCCAACAGTCGTCAATTAATGGCGGTTCGTAAAGATACACTGGGCTATGTCAGTCAGTTCTTGCGTGTTATCCCACGTGTTTCAACGCTTGATGTCGTAATGCAACCGTTACGTGAACGCGGCGTTAGCGAGGAAACTGCACGCGAAAAAGCTACCGACCTACTGACACAACTCAACATACCCGAGCGCTTGTGGTCGCTTGCCCCCAGTACCTTTTCCGGCGGCGAACAACAACGCGTCAACATAGCCCGTGGTTTTATTGTCGATTACCCGATCCTACTATTGGATGAACCGACCGCTTCGTTGGACCAACGCAACTCAGATGTCGTAATCAAACTGATTCAACAAGCATTATCTCGTGGTACTGCCATCGCGGGCATTTTCCATGATGCTGCTGTCAGAGATGCCGTAGCAGATCACTTTTTTGATGTAAATAAAGCAGTAGAACCGACTGCCGTTGGATTTTAA
- the phnK gene encoding phosphonate C-P lyase system protein PhnK: protein MPYEPLLRVNNLSKLYAPGKGCEEISFDLHPGEVLGIVGESGSGKSTLLTSLSARLEPNAGEVLYRNADGDWLNLYALSESERRRLLRTEWGVVHQHARDGLRMGVSAGANIGERLMAVGQRHYGNIRTEGMRWMEDVELDVSRIDDKPSTYSGGMQQRLQIARNLVTHPRLVFMDEPTGGLDVSVQARILDLLRTLVTDLNLAVVIVTHDLAVARLLAQRLVVMRNGKIVETGLTDQVLDDPQHPYTQLLVSSVLTP, encoded by the coding sequence ATGCCGTACGAACCCCTATTACGCGTTAATAATCTATCTAAACTCTACGCACCCGGTAAAGGCTGCGAAGAGATCAGCTTTGACCTGCACCCCGGTGAAGTACTCGGTATCGTTGGTGAATCTGGGTCGGGGAAATCAACACTATTAACCAGCTTATCGGCAAGGCTTGAACCCAACGCAGGTGAAGTGCTCTACCGCAATGCTGACGGTGATTGGCTGAATCTATATGCATTATCGGAATCAGAGCGTCGCCGCTTATTACGCACTGAATGGGGAGTCGTCCATCAGCATGCGCGTGACGGTTTACGCATGGGCGTTTCAGCAGGAGCCAACATTGGCGAGCGCCTGATGGCTGTTGGCCAGCGTCATTATGGCAATATCCGCACAGAAGGTATGCGCTGGATGGAAGATGTCGAACTGGATGTCAGCCGTATTGATGACAAACCCAGCACCTATTCGGGCGGCATGCAGCAACGCTTACAGATTGCCCGCAATCTGGTAACTCATCCTCGTTTGGTATTTATGGATGAACCAACCGGCGGCCTGGATGTTTCTGTGCAAGCACGCATTCTTGATCTGCTTCGGACTCTGGTGACAGACCTGAATCTTGCAGTGGTCATTGTCACTCATGACTTAGCCGTCGCACGTTTACTGGCACAGCGCTTAGTTGTCATGCGTAACGGGAAAATCGTCGAAACCGGTCTAACTGATCAGGTACTAGATGACCCACAACATCCTTACACCCAACTGTTGGTCTCCTCAGTGCTGACGCCTTAA